In the genome of Coraliomargarita algicola, one region contains:
- the ribF gene encoding riboflavin biosynthesis protein RibF, with protein sequence MNFPAAVDNFEALSELKGELHLAIGVFDGVHLGHKAVIESAVFSARRSGGLCGVLTFDPHPSRLFRPEDPTRLIMPIETKTRMLHEVGVDCVIRKHFDHDFASIPADQFLGRLKAALPALKSIYVGENFRFGQKRAGDVATLIRSGRELGLGVFSADRIKHNGEPISSTRIRQELEAGDILAVNDLLGYNYTATGVIVSGAQLGRTIGFPTLNLPWQPECQPRFGVYYVRFRQCGSQAWHAGVANYGVKPTVAATEQAPAIEVHGLETSDLTAGDAIEVEWLRFIRPEQQFASLDELKAQITKDCETARELAK encoded by the coding sequence ATGAACTTTCCCGCTGCAGTCGACAACTTCGAAGCCCTTTCCGAGCTTAAGGGGGAGTTGCATTTGGCGATAGGCGTCTTCGATGGTGTCCATCTTGGGCATAAAGCGGTGATTGAGTCGGCGGTGTTTTCAGCACGACGTTCCGGGGGACTCTGTGGGGTGCTGACTTTTGATCCACATCCGAGTCGTCTCTTTCGTCCGGAAGATCCGACTCGACTGATTATGCCGATCGAGACCAAGACCAGGATGCTCCACGAGGTCGGAGTGGACTGCGTGATTCGTAAACATTTTGACCACGACTTTGCCTCTATACCAGCGGATCAGTTTTTGGGGCGTTTGAAAGCTGCTTTGCCAGCATTGAAATCAATTTATGTGGGTGAAAACTTCCGCTTCGGGCAGAAACGTGCGGGCGATGTGGCTACCCTGATTCGATCGGGGCGAGAGTTGGGGCTGGGGGTGTTTAGTGCCGATCGCATTAAACATAACGGCGAGCCGATCAGCAGCACCCGTATTCGGCAAGAGCTGGAAGCTGGCGATATCTTAGCGGTGAATGATTTACTCGGTTACAATTACACGGCGACGGGCGTGATCGTGAGCGGGGCACAGCTAGGCCGCACGATTGGTTTTCCGACACTGAATCTCCCATGGCAACCCGAGTGTCAGCCTCGTTTCGGAGTGTATTATGTGCGCTTTCGTCAGTGCGGTAGCCAAGCATGGCACGCCGGTGTGGCGAACTATGGGGTGAAACCAACTGTGGCCGCCACCGAGCAAGCACCCGCGATTGAAGTGCACGGCTTGGAAACGAGCGATTTGACCGCAGGGGACGCCATCGAGGTCGAGTGGTTGCGATTCATTCGCCCCGAGCAACAGTTTGCATCCTTGGATGAACTTAAGGCACAGATCACGAAAGATTGCGAAACCGCGCGAGAGCTGGCTAAATAA
- a CDS encoding RluA family pseudouridine synthase: protein MSDRIIEFTVPAGAKAGRADKIFASEFDDISRARLQRAFDAGQVTFDGVTIDKRFKVNREGVLRAVLEEPTFDASPIAVDLPLDIIYEDESILVVNKAPGMIVHPGSGTGDNTLVHALLHHCGENLSTIGAPNRPGIVHRLDKETSGLIIIAKNDTAHHKLAAEFSERRTYKRYTALVFGQPKVSRGTIQEPIGRHRVVRTRMAVVHSGKPAHTDWKVEERYKQKASRISCVIHTGRTHQIRVHMSEIRFPLLGDTTYGFKPARLVGITVPRVMLHSTELHIQHPDRDELMQFQAPLPADFETLIGALS, encoded by the coding sequence ATGTCTGATCGAATCATAGAATTTACGGTGCCTGCGGGGGCCAAAGCTGGACGCGCAGATAAGATCTTCGCCTCCGAATTTGACGACATTAGCCGTGCTCGCTTGCAGCGTGCCTTCGATGCCGGGCAAGTGACCTTCGATGGAGTGACCATTGATAAGCGTTTTAAAGTCAACCGCGAGGGCGTACTGCGAGCCGTTTTAGAAGAGCCCACTTTTGATGCCTCACCGATCGCGGTCGATTTACCGCTTGATATTATCTACGAGGACGAATCGATCCTAGTGGTCAATAAAGCTCCTGGTATGATCGTGCATCCAGGCAGCGGCACGGGCGATAATACCCTCGTCCATGCCCTGCTTCACCACTGTGGAGAGAACTTGAGCACGATCGGTGCGCCCAATCGACCCGGTATCGTGCACCGATTGGACAAAGAAACCAGCGGACTCATCATCATCGCGAAGAATGACACCGCGCACCATAAGTTGGCCGCTGAATTTAGTGAGCGTCGAACGTATAAGCGCTACACTGCCTTAGTTTTCGGGCAGCCTAAAGTGAGTCGTGGTACGATTCAGGAACCGATCGGACGGCATCGCGTGGTGCGCACTCGCATGGCAGTGGTGCATAGCGGAAAGCCCGCGCATACCGACTGGAAAGTGGAAGAGCGCTATAAGCAGAAAGCTTCGCGGATTAGTTGTGTGATTCATACGGGGCGCACCCACCAGATACGTGTGCATATGAGCGAAATTCGCTTCCCTTTGCTAGGCGACACCACCTATGGCTTTAAGCCCGCCCGTTTGGTGGGCATTACGGTGCCACGGGTCATGTTGCACTCCACTGAATTACATATCCAGCACCCCGACCGCGACGAGTTGATGCAGTTTCAAGCGCCCCTGCCCGCAGATTTTGAGACGCTGATCGGGGCGCTTTCGTAA
- a CDS encoding bifunctional oligoribonuclease/PAP phosphatase NrnA: MPDNKFYPEDSARFAAAIESLKGQKVAVLGHQRPDGDCIGSIVAVVRVLKSLGIEAIGLNRDATPNTLEAFVGDTPMALAEDFTPDGHIAVSVDCADFKRVGDRLNELFPEVALNVDHHISNKLYGAENLVIATACATAEILAGFYLDNGYEIDAVTAQALYVGIATDTGQFRFPSTTPATFEIARRLCECGANPSAAAHELYERESFAKIKLLQHFLDSLTMEFDNRVCVGLIQDGVYAETGSTIDDSEGLVDYARSIEGVDIGVLIEDCAGALKGSLRAKDPKYRVDQIAKQFSGGGHACAAGLNVADSSIQEFYPQLMAAIGAHLDTID; encoded by the coding sequence ATGCCGGACAATAAATTTTATCCCGAAGACAGCGCACGTTTTGCGGCTGCAATTGAATCACTCAAAGGCCAAAAGGTTGCTGTGCTTGGGCATCAACGTCCGGATGGAGATTGTATCGGTTCGATCGTGGCGGTTGTGCGCGTATTGAAGAGTCTAGGCATTGAGGCGATCGGCCTCAACCGCGATGCGACTCCCAATACTTTGGAAGCCTTCGTCGGTGATACGCCGATGGCATTGGCTGAGGATTTTACACCTGATGGTCACATCGCGGTCTCGGTTGACTGTGCGGATTTCAAGCGCGTGGGGGACCGCCTCAACGAGCTTTTTCCCGAAGTCGCACTCAATGTGGATCACCACATTTCCAATAAGCTGTATGGTGCTGAGAATTTGGTGATCGCCACCGCATGTGCCACCGCCGAGATCTTGGCTGGTTTTTACTTGGACAATGGCTACGAAATCGACGCCGTGACCGCGCAAGCGCTTTATGTCGGCATTGCTACTGACACTGGGCAATTCCGCTTTCCTTCCACCACTCCAGCCACGTTTGAGATTGCGCGTCGCCTATGTGAGTGTGGTGCCAACCCATCTGCCGCCGCGCACGAGCTTTATGAGCGCGAGAGCTTCGCCAAGATTAAGTTGCTGCAGCATTTTCTCGATTCTCTGACCATGGAGTTCGACAATCGCGTATGCGTCGGCTTGATTCAAGATGGTGTTTATGCAGAGACGGGGTCCACTATCGACGACTCTGAAGGACTTGTGGATTATGCCCGTTCCATCGAAGGTGTGGATATCGGTGTGCTAATTGAAGATTGCGCAGGTGCACTTAAAGGCAGCCTCCGTGCTAAAGATCCTAAATATCGCGTGGATCAGATCGCCAAGCAATTTAGTGGGGGCGGCCATGCATGTGCTGCCGGGCTGAATGTCGCGGACAGTTCGATCCAAGAGTTTTATCCGCAATTGATGGCCGCCATTGGCGCACACCTGGATACCATTGATTAA
- the truB gene encoding tRNA pseudouridine(55) synthase TruB — protein sequence MSQLTNDAPEGILLVDKPQGITSHDVVAKMRRVFHMKKVGHAGTLDPMATGMLLILIGKATKASQYLMSMDKEYTGRVKLGVITDSQDADGEITEERPVPELTEVQVKAEMKTFIGDQYQTPPMFSAKKINGQKLYKLARQGKTVEREPRVIHISRFDITQFALPEISFIVGTSKGAYVRTIAHDLGERLGCGGHLNELRRTAVGQFRIENASTIEELENMSPSTLRKQLIPVIQAVPSHAL from the coding sequence ATGTCTCAACTCACCAATGACGCGCCGGAAGGCATCCTCTTAGTCGATAAGCCGCAGGGCATTACTTCGCACGATGTCGTGGCGAAGATGCGTCGTGTCTTTCACATGAAAAAGGTCGGCCATGCTGGCACGCTGGACCCCATGGCGACTGGCATGCTCCTCATCCTGATCGGCAAGGCCACCAAGGCCTCGCAGTATTTGATGAGTATGGACAAGGAATACACGGGGCGTGTGAAGCTCGGTGTGATCACCGACTCGCAGGACGCCGATGGTGAGATCACTGAAGAGCGACCCGTGCCCGAGCTGACTGAGGTGCAAGTCAAAGCGGAAATGAAGACCTTTATCGGTGATCAATATCAGACGCCTCCAATGTTTTCGGCCAAGAAAATCAATGGTCAAAAGCTCTACAAGCTCGCTCGCCAAGGTAAGACGGTTGAGCGTGAGCCGCGTGTCATTCATATCAGCCGCTTCGATATTACTCAGTTTGCACTGCCCGAAATCTCATTCATCGTCGGCACGAGCAAAGGCGCTTATGTTCGCACCATCGCGCATGATCTGGGGGAGCGCCTCGGTTGTGGTGGGCATTTAAACGAACTGCGCCGCACAGCTGTTGGACAATTTCGTATTGAAAATGCCTCTACCATCGAGGAATTGGAGAACATGTCGCCGTCCACTCTGCGTAAACAGTTGATCCCCGTGATTCAAGCGGTGCCGAGCCACGCGCTGTAA
- a CDS encoding response regulator — translation MKILVAEDDQISRKLLSTTLKQFGHEVQAFDNGADAWDAFDASPVRVIVSDWLMPKLDGLDFCRKVRKRSATEYTYFILLTANVQGKDTYMEAMNAGIDDFLAKPLDRDQIWMRLRVAERILKYATVIQDLESMLPICSYCKKVRDDNNYWQQVETYLSKRTGTSFSHSVCPTCYTNKVKPELDKIKKVEPR, via the coding sequence ATGAAAATTCTAGTCGCCGAAGATGATCAAATTTCTCGCAAGTTATTGAGCACGACGCTTAAGCAGTTTGGTCATGAGGTGCAGGCTTTCGATAATGGTGCCGATGCTTGGGACGCATTTGATGCGTCGCCGGTGCGTGTGATCGTCAGTGACTGGCTGATGCCCAAACTGGACGGGCTCGACTTTTGCCGTAAGGTGCGCAAGCGCTCTGCAACGGAATACACTTATTTCATTTTGCTGACTGCGAATGTGCAGGGCAAGGATACCTATATGGAGGCGATGAATGCCGGCATCGACGACTTTTTAGCCAAGCCGCTCGACCGCGATCAGATTTGGATGCGACTACGGGTGGCTGAGCGTATTTTGAAATATGCGACCGTGATTCAGGATTTGGAAAGCATGCTCCCGATTTGTTCCTACTGTAAAAAGGTGCGCGACGATAACAACTACTGGCAGCAGGTGGAAACATACCTTTCCAAGCGCACCGGCACCAGCTTCAGTCATAGCGTCTGTCCTACCTGCTATACCAATAAGGTAAAACCGGAGTTGGATAAGATTAAGAAGGTGGAGCCTCGCTAG
- the infB gene encoding translation initiation factor IF-2, with the protein MSVRIHQLSKDIGMENKELIELLKSRGFKVKSASSTIDNISADALREEFATEAEEPKADESSASEASSAAATPAAPQLPEGVFVKSAADIEREHQEKAAAAEAAKAAEAPKPVEPAKAVTPPPAPKVVTPAGPPKPPAGGPPKPPAGGPPRPPVGGPPRPPAGGPPKPPAAPAVSIPPVAAIPPKSSVSATPPAASIPAQAVVAPKDAPKPSTPPVAPKPVASSPPAAPKPVAATPPAAPKPAGPPKPPAAPTPAGPPKPPAAAKPVEKEEAAAPAADAELAEGETAEAPASELKKIHIKPPIVVRDFAGEIGLKPFKLISELMELGIFASMNQTIEENVAVQIATRHGCELEIHHRGEQNEQTGSAKPKVEKPDDDDPKFLKPRPPVVCILGHVDHGKTTLLDTIRKANVVSGEAGGITQHIGAYQIEHNGHKISFIDTPGHAAFSMMRERGANVTDVSILVVAADDAFKPQTDEALKFAKEANNAIIVAINKIDAKGANVDRVKQQMQEKGIAPEDWGGETIAVEVSALKGTNIDDLLDMILLQAEVLELKANPSCPASGTIIESQVEQGRGATATVIVERGTLKRGDALLCGEVYCRVKTMTDADGKVLKSAPPATPVKVTGWSDVPASGTKFNTEKNEKTAKRNAEENMQVRKLHDAARAQQKNTEGGAATIEDLFAAIENQQKKCLRVIVKSDVHGSTEALVQALKEIKSDKVDLDVISKGVGHITKNDITLASAGGAMIVGFNVKLDNGVQSLAKHHDIRIIQHAIIYELIDQVEEAMADLLDAEYTEKKTGAAEVRQVFSVGKTRNVAGCMVTEGSIKRNCIARLMRGGQLIHESKIDTLKRFKDDVKEVRAGYECGINVAGYDDYQEGDHIECFAVEEQRPSL; encoded by the coding sequence ATGAGTGTTCGTATACACCAACTTTCCAAAGATATCGGAATGGAGAACAAGGAGCTTATTGAGCTCCTGAAAAGTCGTGGCTTCAAGGTGAAGAGCGCATCCAGCACGATTGATAATATCTCTGCCGACGCACTTCGCGAAGAATTCGCGACTGAAGCCGAGGAGCCTAAAGCTGACGAAAGTTCAGCATCCGAGGCTTCGTCTGCAGCGGCGACACCAGCTGCGCCTCAGTTGCCCGAAGGCGTTTTCGTCAAATCGGCAGCTGATATCGAGCGTGAACATCAGGAAAAGGCTGCCGCAGCTGAGGCAGCGAAAGCCGCAGAGGCCCCCAAGCCTGTCGAGCCCGCGAAAGCAGTGACACCGCCGCCGGCACCGAAAGTGGTGACACCGGCTGGCCCACCGAAACCACCGGCAGGCGGCCCGCCGAAGCCTCCCGCAGGCGGTCCTCCACGCCCTCCTGTTGGCGGCCCACCGCGTCCACCGGCTGGTGGTCCACCCAAGCCTCCCGCAGCGCCAGCTGTTTCAATCCCACCGGTTGCTGCGATTCCGCCGAAAAGCTCTGTGAGTGCGACACCGCCTGCGGCGTCGATTCCAGCACAGGCTGTGGTGGCACCTAAGGATGCCCCCAAGCCCAGCACACCACCAGTGGCACCTAAACCGGTGGCATCAAGCCCACCTGCCGCGCCCAAACCAGTGGCAGCGACTCCGCCCGCTGCGCCTAAACCTGCTGGACCACCAAAGCCGCCTGCAGCGCCCACACCTGCCGGGCCGCCGAAGCCGCCAGCTGCGGCGAAGCCAGTAGAGAAGGAAGAAGCCGCAGCACCTGCTGCGGACGCTGAATTGGCTGAAGGCGAAACTGCGGAAGCACCCGCAAGTGAGCTTAAGAAGATTCACATTAAGCCTCCGATTGTCGTGCGCGACTTCGCGGGTGAGATCGGTCTCAAACCTTTCAAATTGATCTCCGAGTTGATGGAATTGGGCATTTTTGCTTCGATGAATCAAACCATCGAAGAGAATGTGGCGGTTCAGATCGCGACTCGTCACGGTTGTGAGCTCGAAATCCATCATCGCGGCGAGCAAAACGAGCAAACCGGCTCGGCGAAGCCTAAGGTGGAAAAGCCGGATGACGATGATCCTAAATTCCTCAAGCCACGCCCTCCTGTGGTTTGTATCCTAGGGCACGTGGACCACGGCAAGACGACTTTGCTCGATACCATTCGCAAAGCCAATGTGGTCAGTGGTGAAGCCGGTGGCATCACACAGCACATCGGTGCTTACCAGATCGAGCACAATGGCCACAAGATCTCCTTTATTGATACGCCTGGTCACGCTGCTTTCTCCATGATGCGTGAGCGTGGTGCCAATGTGACCGATGTCTCGATCCTTGTGGTCGCGGCGGACGATGCCTTTAAGCCGCAGACGGATGAAGCACTGAAATTTGCCAAAGAGGCCAACAACGCCATCATCGTTGCGATCAATAAGATCGATGCGAAGGGGGCCAATGTTGACCGCGTGAAGCAACAGATGCAGGAAAAGGGCATCGCACCCGAGGATTGGGGCGGTGAAACAATTGCAGTGGAAGTTTCCGCGCTCAAGGGCACGAATATTGACGACTTGCTTGATATGATTCTGCTGCAAGCAGAAGTGCTCGAGCTGAAGGCGAATCCAAGTTGCCCCGCATCGGGCACCATTATCGAGTCACAAGTTGAACAAGGTCGCGGTGCGACTGCCACTGTGATCGTCGAACGTGGCACATTAAAGCGCGGCGATGCATTGCTGTGTGGCGAAGTTTACTGCCGAGTTAAAACGATGACCGATGCCGATGGTAAGGTCCTCAAGTCGGCTCCACCGGCGACACCTGTAAAGGTCACTGGTTGGTCGGATGTGCCTGCATCGGGCACCAAGTTCAACACCGAGAAGAACGAGAAGACTGCCAAGCGCAACGCGGAGGAGAACATGCAAGTGCGCAAGCTCCACGATGCGGCCAGAGCCCAGCAGAAAAATACTGAAGGGGGCGCAGCGACCATCGAAGATCTTTTCGCAGCCATCGAAAACCAGCAGAAGAAGTGTTTGCGTGTCATCGTTAAGTCTGATGTGCACGGCTCCACAGAAGCGCTGGTTCAGGCACTTAAGGAAATTAAGAGTGATAAGGTCGACCTCGATGTGATCAGCAAGGGCGTCGGTCATATTACCAAGAATGACATCACGCTTGCGAGTGCGGGCGGTGCTATGATTGTTGGTTTTAATGTCAAACTTGATAACGGAGTGCAGAGCCTCGCGAAGCACCACGACATTCGCATTATACAGCACGCAATCATCTACGAACTGATCGACCAAGTCGAAGAGGCCATGGCCGATCTGCTCGATGCGGAATACACCGAAAAGAAGACAGGTGCGGCCGAAGTGCGCCAAGTGTTCTCTGTGGGCAAAACACGCAACGTTGCTGGTTGTATGGTCACCGAAGGCTCCATCAAGCGCAACTGTATCGCGCGTCTCATGCGTGGTGGTCAGCTTATTCACGAGAGCAAGATCGATACACTTAAGCGCTTCAAGGACGACGTTAAGGAGGTTCGCGCCGGTTACGAATGTGGTATCAACGTGGCAGGCTACGACGACTATCAAGAGGGCGACCACATCGAGTGTTTCGCCGTCGAAGAGCAGCGTCCGTCGCTTTAA
- a CDS encoding NAD(P)H-dependent glycerol-3-phosphate dehydrogenase → MNCCILGAGAWGTAMALHLDRCGHSVTLVPRRIEHALDIASRRENRDYLPGYKLPHTIQIGCEIGPVLMEAEVIFLACPSKALRSLCASIKPHLQAAWQLKLALIMCKGLELDSLKTPAEIVAEELPGLACGVLSGPTFAGEVAVGKPTAVVLAVGSDCEQPERYQEAFSNTGLRAYLSDDVRGTELGGTLKNVYAIGSGLCDGLEMGDNAKAALLTRSLNEMVRMGVALGGQKETYFGLSGFGDLVATCAGQWSRNRTFGQRVGEGEAPQAIVDGQKSVVEGYLATECLYRICQEQKVEAPILAVIHAILYEGLEPLTAMQQLMTRDLKSES, encoded by the coding sequence ATGAATTGTTGTATCTTAGGGGCCGGTGCTTGGGGCACCGCGATGGCTCTACATCTCGATCGTTGTGGTCATTCTGTCACATTGGTGCCGCGGCGCATCGAACACGCGCTCGACATTGCATCGAGACGGGAAAACCGAGATTATTTGCCTGGTTACAAATTGCCACACACGATCCAGATCGGCTGTGAGATCGGGCCGGTGCTAATGGAGGCGGAAGTGATCTTCCTCGCCTGCCCGTCCAAGGCGCTGCGCTCACTTTGTGCATCTATCAAGCCGCATTTGCAGGCGGCGTGGCAGCTCAAGCTTGCTCTAATTATGTGTAAGGGCTTGGAGTTAGACAGCCTGAAGACACCCGCTGAAATCGTCGCCGAAGAATTGCCAGGTCTTGCTTGTGGCGTGCTTTCAGGCCCTACCTTCGCGGGCGAGGTGGCCGTTGGCAAGCCCACCGCAGTGGTGCTGGCTGTGGGCAGCGACTGTGAGCAGCCAGAGCGCTACCAGGAAGCTTTTAGTAATACCGGCCTGCGCGCGTATCTTTCCGATGATGTGCGTGGCACCGAACTAGGCGGCACCTTGAAGAATGTCTATGCCATCGGATCCGGTCTATGTGATGGTCTGGAGATGGGCGACAATGCCAAGGCGGCCCTGCTCACTCGCAGTCTGAATGAAATGGTGCGGATGGGCGTCGCGCTGGGCGGGCAAAAGGAAACTTACTTTGGACTCAGCGGCTTCGGCGACCTCGTCGCGACTTGCGCGGGGCAGTGGAGTCGTAACCGCACTTTTGGACAACGAGTCGGCGAGGGCGAAGCGCCGCAGGCGATTGTCGATGGTCAAAAATCGGTAGTCGAAGGCTACCTGGCGACCGAGTGTTTATATCGTATCTGTCAGGAGCAGAAAGTCGAAGCGCCGATTCTTGCTGTGATTCATGCGATCCTTTACGAAGGCCTAGAGCCACTGACTGCGATGCAGCAGCTGATGACCCGGGATTTGAAATCTGAGAGCTAA
- a CDS encoding IS4 family transposase produces the protein MRISDSALSQRALSIGEKLIEEILPIALRPLADRERDVQAFYHAYRLVAIDGTRFNLRNTGTINEQASKVACNRGSGEPAFAHLLAVVLVELGMHQPLGTRLGWQGEGELTLARQLFAAQDLPERSLLLADRLFGYPSLIWGLWSMLRRTHSHVLVRIKSNLKAKRTRQLADGSWLVEVKAVDPSTRKKVGVLELREIYGRVCYEDQNGHRSCLQIRLWTSLLDDTTSPATELIALYAARWEEELFFRELKSHLHARGELLDALTPQTAAQEVLAMLLAAALIAKQRQSVASAAGVEPLRISFAKVLHKTAALCELLQVGADLITPQALAQWIQRLLDDLIYDAVIKKRRPRTCPRTLRQPTKDWPKTKVAQSKRVVKTIEVTNP, from the coding sequence GTGCGCATCTCGGACAGCGCGCTCAGCCAGCGGGCCTTGTCGATTGGCGAGAAGCTGATCGAAGAGATACTGCCTATCGCGCTACGTCCGTTAGCCGACCGTGAGCGAGATGTGCAGGCCTTTTATCATGCATATCGGTTGGTGGCCATCGACGGGACTCGTTTCAATTTACGTAATACCGGAACCATTAATGAACAGGCTTCAAAAGTGGCTTGCAACCGCGGTAGCGGTGAACCTGCTTTCGCGCATTTGCTGGCAGTTGTCCTGGTGGAATTGGGTATGCACCAACCTTTGGGCACCCGTTTAGGCTGGCAAGGCGAGGGCGAGTTGACACTCGCGCGGCAACTGTTTGCGGCTCAGGATCTGCCCGAGCGCAGTCTGCTTTTAGCCGACCGACTGTTCGGTTATCCTTCGCTGATCTGGGGACTCTGGTCAATGCTCCGGCGCACACACAGTCACGTTCTGGTTCGGATAAAGTCTAATCTCAAAGCCAAGCGCACGCGGCAACTCGCGGATGGTTCATGGCTAGTCGAAGTCAAAGCGGTTGATCCATCCACACGCAAGAAGGTGGGGGTCCTCGAACTACGTGAGATCTATGGTCGAGTCTGCTATGAAGACCAGAATGGTCACCGTTCGTGTCTTCAAATACGCTTGTGGACGAGTCTGCTCGATGACACCACCAGCCCAGCCACAGAACTGATCGCCCTTTACGCCGCACGCTGGGAGGAAGAGTTATTCTTCCGAGAACTCAAAAGCCACCTGCACGCCCGCGGAGAACTACTTGACGCACTCACTCCGCAAACCGCAGCCCAAGAAGTGCTCGCGATGCTCTTAGCGGCCGCGCTGATCGCCAAGCAGCGCCAAAGCGTCGCTTCTGCCGCAGGCGTTGAGCCCTTGCGCATCAGCTTTGCCAAGGTTTTGCACAAGACAGCCGCACTGTGCGAGCTACTGCAAGTCGGTGCAGACTTGATCACCCCGCAAGCGCTGGCTCAGTGGATACAGCGACTCTTAGATGATCTTATATATGATGCCGTTATTAAAAAACGAAGACCTAGAACTTGCCCCAGAACCCTACGACAACCCACAAAAGACTGGCCAAAAACTAAAGTTGCCCAGTCAAAACGAGTTGTCAAAACTATAGAAGTCACCAATCCTTAA
- the nusA gene encoding transcription termination factor NusA: MSHEILSVLEYMEKEKGISRPDMIEAISSAIASAAQKGISAGQDIRVVINPKTGALKAWSQLQVVDSVGDADVEIHIEKARQIDPNAQIGDSIEKEVDPAYLGRIAAQTARQAIMQRIRQFEKDRIYDDYKDTVGDIVTGTVRRRERGDLIVDLGKAEAILPPRERVPGEDYAPGESIRCLLLKIEQTNRGPDIILSRSNLNFVRRLFELEVTEIADGTVTIEAMAREAGYRTKIAVNSSDPKVDPVGACVGARGARVKTIVRELGGEKIDIIRYFSDPLQLLEEALKPAVPKNIKVNESDRRIHFEVAEDDLSIAIGRRGFNAKLTSRLLGWKLDIAKEEKEAVGFDEKVAKAVQGLNAIDGLDPDVASRLVAIGFASPEVFEGVTADDLVGAGFSSDEAVDVISKVQAFFQQNG, from the coding sequence ATGAGCCACGAGATACTATCAGTTTTAGAATATATGGAGAAGGAGAAGGGGATCAGTCGTCCAGACATGATCGAGGCCATCTCTAGTGCCATCGCGAGCGCTGCCCAGAAAGGCATTAGCGCAGGGCAAGACATCCGCGTGGTGATCAATCCCAAGACGGGTGCTCTCAAGGCTTGGAGCCAGCTGCAAGTGGTTGACTCTGTTGGGGATGCGGATGTTGAAATCCACATCGAGAAGGCACGCCAAATCGATCCTAATGCGCAAATTGGCGACAGTATTGAAAAAGAAGTCGATCCTGCCTATCTGGGGCGCATTGCTGCGCAAACGGCTCGCCAAGCGATCATGCAGCGCATTCGCCAGTTTGAGAAAGATCGTATTTATGACGATTATAAGGATACGGTCGGTGACATCGTCACTGGCACCGTGCGTCGTCGTGAACGCGGTGATTTAATTGTCGATCTGGGTAAAGCTGAGGCGATCTTACCACCACGTGAGCGTGTGCCAGGCGAAGATTACGCCCCGGGCGAGAGCATTCGTTGTCTCTTGCTGAAGATCGAGCAGACCAATCGTGGTCCCGATATTATTCTTTCTCGCTCGAATTTAAATTTCGTGCGCCGTCTTTTCGAACTGGAGGTCACTGAGATTGCAGACGGCACCGTCACCATCGAGGCGATGGCACGTGAAGCTGGCTATCGCACGAAGATTGCGGTGAACAGCAGCGATCCCAAGGTGGACCCTGTCGGCGCGTGCGTCGGTGCACGTGGTGCGCGTGTCAAAACCATCGTGCGTGAGCTCGGTGGCGAGAAGATTGATATTATTCGTTATTTTTCAGATCCGCTGCAGCTTCTGGAAGAAGCATTGAAGCCAGCTGTGCCTAAGAACATCAAGGTCAACGAAAGTGACCGCCGTATTCATTTCGAAGTTGCGGAGGACGATCTTTCGATTGCGATTGGTCGTCGTGGTTTTAACGCCAAGCTCACATCTCGACTGCTCGGGTGGAAGCTCGACATCGCCAAGGAAGAGAAGGAAGCGGTCGGATTCGATGAGAAGGTGGCCAAGGCAGTCCAAGGGCTGAACGCCATTGACGGACTTGATCCGGATGTCGCCTCTCGCTTGGTCGCGATCGGATTCGCCAGCCCGGAAGTATTCGAGGGCGTTACCGCGGATGATCTCGTAGGTGCTGGTTTCAGCAGCGACGAGGCAGTCGATGTGATCTCGAAGGTCCAAGCATTCTTTCAGCAAAACGGTTAG
- the rbfA gene encoding 30S ribosome-binding factor RbfA: MSQRITRINALLRREVSEQMRRYYRADTAAITISEVDCSADLRNARIYYSVLGDEEDIRATRKLFRQIGKDIRQRVSREITLKYFPTFYFIYDPSLERGAEINEILDQLDKDQNAGQ, translated from the coding sequence ATGTCTCAACGCATCACACGTATCAACGCACTCCTTCGCCGTGAAGTGAGTGAGCAAATGCGCCGCTATTATCGCGCCGATACCGCCGCTATCACGATCAGTGAAGTCGATTGCTCGGCTGATTTGCGCAACGCACGCATCTATTACTCCGTTCTAGGCGACGAAGAAGATATTCGCGCGACACGAAAGCTCTTTCGCCAGATCGGTAAGGATATTCGTCAGCGCGTGAGTCGAGAGATTACTTTAAAATACTTTCCTACCTTTTACTTCATCTACGATCCTTCACTGGAGCGTGGGGCCGAAATCAATGAAATACTAGACCAACTCGATAAAGACCAAAATGCCGGACAATAA